The Acropora palmata chromosome 10, jaAcrPala1.3, whole genome shotgun sequence genome contains a region encoding:
- the LOC141895640 gene encoding mediator of RNA polymerase II transcription subunit 19-like, which produces MEAFSIHQHLISVPPNSLQSRNNVRNTSSGVSNVTPSFISHGQLLDAGINFGTTMVSTSSTPTPTTQTCSFYLLRDDTPTPLETNDNLLVQHGFDQTYQKSKKVKESLSSFLPYLPGVMDEQGGPENSLRSVVDKPPIGGKELLPLTGHSLSGFRLNPGPIPEQFRFMSQHPVKKKHRHKKHKGQDSERSKDAIDAASQGGKGPLEQDKTLATSTEKPEGGHDTKKHKKQKKHEDGERKKKKKDKKKKKRHTPDATPTGGLDPG; this is translated from the exons ATGGAAGCCTTTTCGATACATCAACATTTAATTTCAGTGCCGCCAAATTCTCTTCAAAGTCGGAACAATGTGCGCAACACGTCGAGCGGAGTTTCAAATGTAACGCCTTCCTTTATTAGCCATGGACAACTCCTAGACGCAGGCATCAACTTCGGAACAACAATGGTCTCAACGTCTTCGACACCTACGCCAACGACTCAAACTTGCTCGTTCTATCTCTTACGAGACGACACTC CAACGCCGTTGGAAACTAACGACAACCTGTTAGTACAACATGGCTTCGACCAAACGTatcagaaaagcaaaaaagtcAAGGAGAGTTTAAGCTCATTTTTGCCTTATTTGCCGG GTGTAATGGATGAACAGGGAGGCCCTGAAAATAG CCTTCGGTCTGTGGTTGACAAGCCACCTATTGGTGGGAAGGAGCTTCTTCCATTAACTGGGCATTCCCTGTCTGGATTTCGTTTAAACCCTGGTCCG ATTCCAGAGCAATTTCGCTTTATGAGCCAGCATCCAGTGAAGAAAAAACACAGGCACAAGAAACACAAAGGTCAGGATAGTGAACGCAGTAAAGATGCAATAGACGCAGCTAGTCAAGGAGGTAAAGGCCCACTTGAACAAGATAAAACCCTGGCCACTTCTACAG AAAAGCCTGAGGGAGGACAtgacacaaagaaacacaaaaaacaG AAAAAGCACGAGGATggtgaaaggaaaaagaaaaagaaggacaagaaaaagaaaaag aGGCACACCCCTGATGCCACGCCCACCGGAGGACTTGATCCGGGTTGA